The following DNA comes from Candidatus Angelobacter sp..
TTCTTGGTCTCGTTTGGCTGGCGGGATGGGCCGCATTTTCCACGAAAGCTGCTGAACCGCCCCGGGCGGCGCGTTCGGTGCATCTCAGTTATGAGGCGTCAGCTGGAGATTTTTTCTACAACGAGGTAACGGTCGAGCAATCCACACCAGGCAGTTACTTTATGGCCTGCGGCTGGAACACCGGCTATTTCGGGATGCAGGAATTGAGATCGCCCACGAACAAGGTCGTGATTTTCTCGGTCTGGGACCCGACCAGGGGCGATGACGCGAACAAGGTGCCGCTGGAGCAACGCGTGGAAGTGCTGCACGAAGGAGTCGGTGCGAAGGCGACCCGCTTCGGCGGTGAAGGCACGGGCGGCAAATGCCTGTGGCCGTATCAATGGGAAACAAACGAAACCTGCCGGTTCGCGGTCCGGGCGTCTGTCGAGGGAGAGAAGACAAGTTACGAAGGCTGGTTCTTCGACAACCACGCGAAGGCATGGAAGCATCTGGTCACCTTTCGCACGCATACCGGCGGCAAACCAATGCGTGGTTTTTACAGCTTCATCGAGGATTTTCGGCGCGACGGGCGCAGCGCGGGTGAAGTTCGTCGAGCCCGTTTCGGCAACGGCTGGTTGCGTAGCACGACGGGCGAATGGATTTCGTTGAATCGGGCGAAGTTCACCGCATCCAACGCGGAATGGGAGTCGAAGGAAAACATCGACGCGGGCATTGCCGAAGGGAGGTTTTATCTCGCCACCGGCGGGAACGTCACGCGCACGCGCGAGCTTGGAGAATGGATTGAACTGCCGCGCGTTCAATCCGCGCCGCCTCCGGAGATGCCGAAGGCATTGGGGCGGTAAATGGCGGGTACTCTTGTCGGAGAGAAGAACAGGTCGGGTCAGTTGCCGAGTTTGCTGCTCCGATTGTCCGACAAAGGGGGTGAAGATGACGGTACCTGCGGCGGAGGCAGGCAAGTTGTGTTGAAATTCCTCGACGTTGAATGCGGTTCAACAAACCAAAATGAAGCCGGCGGTGCCGGTTACTTCAACTCAATGGTAAAGTCGACATTCGTGTTCCCATTCACCGCGATTTCTTTACTGATGCCTCGATTTGTACCGTGGGTCTTCGGATGATACGCTTCCAACGTGTACTTCCCGTTTGGCACCCCGGAAATCTTGAACGTTCCATCCTTGCCCGTCACCGCGTAGTACGGATTATCCACGACCCCAACGTAGGCAAACATCCAAGGATGCACATCGCATTTGAACCGCACCATTACCTCCGGGCTGGGGAATTGTTTTTTGCTTACCTGATCTTTACTGACCTGCCCCAGGTTGAATTCCTTGTTTGCGCCCTGCCTGGGTTGCGCGTGCACGTTGTGCAAGGTCGGATCCGAATTTCTGATCCTGAATTCTTGATTGACCATTACGCCCATGACGTACGGCTCAAACAGGCAACCGACCTGGTCCAACATTGGCTCTTGGGCTGGCACTGGAAGCTTCCTTTGGCTTACACCGCTCTTGATGTAGACAAACACGTCGGCCAGACCACCGTCCTTGCTTACGACGTAGTGACGCGTGGTGACCGGTTCGCTATGAGCCGCGCCACACGTCTTGTCGAACGATGTAGCCATGTCAATGAGAGTTTCCGGTTTTGGAGTGCCACCGAGGATGACCTTGCCGGTGATGTCGGCCCCGGAGACTAACTGCAGCGCACCGGCCAGAGTCAGAACTGTCAGAAAAGCAGTCTTCATAGGTCAATTGGTTCTGATTTTGTGCGAAATCTACTAACCGCTCTTAAGTCGCCCCTAGATTATGGCGCGTATGATGCCGTCTGAGCAGTAGTGCAGACAGCAGGGACCGTTTTGCGTGAGCGGTTGTTGAATTGTATGAGATGGATTTCCACCGCAGTCAGTGGGCCGATTTCAGAAAGGCAAGAATCTCTTTGTGTTCATCGGCAGTTAAGTTGGCCCGGACGCGCATGTGCAAGACCACAACCTCCCACTGGGAATCGCTATAAAAAGTGGGCGTTCTGATATTGTGGCAGTGACCGCAATTCTGCGCCCATAGTTTGGCTCCGCTCGCTCTGGCTGTGCCTCGAGGCGCAACAAGTGGCTGGTTTGCGCTTGCGGTTCCTGCCGGGGTTTGCATCCCGGTCGTGGAGCATCCGCTCACGATGAACGCAACTGTCGCACAGGTGACGGAAAAAAAGGCCGCAGTGAACAAGTTGATTTTTGATTTCATAGGTATTTCTCCTTCAATTAAAAGCCTAGTGCGAATTGAGTGAAGAATGCATTGCCATTTTCTCCTGCGCCGTTCTGGCGATCAAATTCGTAAGCCACTTTGACGACGCTGCTCGCGCCAAGCCAATAGTTCAGACCCACGGTAAAGCGACGCTCATCAAAGCCAACGGGAGTCCTCTTTTGGTTGATCATGTCATAGCGCACGACCGGCTCGAGATTCTTGACAATGCTATTCTCGAGCTTCGAGGGGCGGTAGGCAAGCTGGATATAACCGCCGTTGCGGTTGTTGCTGAAAGTCAGTGGACCGAAGCCGCCGCTGCCGGAAGCATCGTATGTATAACCATCGACGTGTGACCAAACCCATTGTCCGTGCAGATTAATCGTGCCTTTCAAGAATTCGGAGTCCCGCACGTAGCTCAAATCCACGGACTGAAGCAGTGCATGCACGTCGCTTCCACGCGGCCCGACCGCGGCGGTTTGAAAGCCGTAACCGATCTCCAATTCCGGCATTGGGAAAAACCCGACTCGACCGCCAGCGGAGATGTGGCCGTTACTGTTATCAAAATTGTCAAAAGAAAGCGTGCCAAGTTCTATGGGATTCGTTGGATCGGC
Coding sequences within:
- a CDS encoding DUF3472 domain-containing protein, producing MSPGQSGCVLLGLVWLAGWAAFSTKAAEPPRAARSVHLSYEASAGDFFYNEVTVEQSTPGSYFMACGWNTGYFGMQELRSPTNKVVIFSVWDPTRGDDANKVPLEQRVEVLHEGVGAKATRFGGEGTGGKCLWPYQWETNETCRFAVRASVEGEKTSYEGWFFDNHAKAWKHLVTFRTHTGGKPMRGFYSFIEDFRRDGRSAGEVRRARFGNGWLRSTTGEWISLNRAKFTASNAEWESKENIDAGIAEGRFYLATGGNVTRTRELGEWIELPRVQSAPPPEMPKALGR